The Swingsia samuiensis genome contains the following window.
TTATGTGTTTAAAATGAATATCTCCATTCGTAAAATGGGCTTCCTGTGCATTCGGACTATCCTGAATGGCAGGCTCTCGACGAAAAACAGCAATCAACTCTTCCATTTCATTAACGGAACGTTGCACTTGACTAACTTGCTGCCCAAGATCACGCAAATATCCCTGAACAAGAAACATCATGGTTAATATATAAGCAACATCACCAGGACCTGCTTTACCCTGCCACCACAGAAAAACAGATAATGCAATCATGAGCATGCGCATAATAAGAGATGCTAATGCTTGCAGGTTTGCGCTGTTCGTCCCCCTCACCCATGTGAGAAGGGTGCGTTCTCGCCACCCTTGAATAACAAGATCTAACCGTTTTTCTTCTCGTACCTCTGCTCCAAAAGCCTTTACGACAGGATTACACGTAACAGAGTCTGCCATTGCTGCGCCCATTTTTGTGTCCCACTCATTCGACGCACGGGCACTCGGTGCTACATATTTGAGCGTCAAAGTAATGGACATCCACGCAAACAAGCAAACTGAAACAGCCAAGACGCTTCCCATAAGCGGAGAACGAAACATTAATACTATTGTCGTTCCACCAAGGACCAATATTTCAGGCGCAATCAGAAGTAATAACGTATCATCAAGCGTATCAAGCGCCCACATACCACGCGTTAAACGCCGGACTGTTGATCCAGCAAATGTATTCGCATGCCAATCTGTTGAAAAACGCTGTATTCGTGCAAAAGCCTGATTGGCAATGCGGTGCATAATCGCAAGTGTTAAATACGAAATACCAAGGAATGATGAACGGCGCCCAAAAAGACCAATCAAGCCGAGAGTAATCAACCCTCCTACCATGAAAAATGCATCATTCCTTAATGCAAGAAGAGTATTTACATCTGGAAAATTTGCTCCTCCTGCGTGTTTAGAAATATCCGAAACCAAGCGCCCCGCTAAAATCGGAGTTAACACATCTGCTAGCGTTGCCAGCACTACTCCAGCCAACGTCCAGGCAAGAAGACGTGGGTGTTGCATCCAGCGGCGAGCAACAAACGAAAGCACCTCTGTAAAAGAAACGTCTATTTTTCGATTTTCTTGTTCTTGACTGTTCATAGACAATGAAGTTTTTTTATCAGACACTAAAAGCTCCGCCTGCATGTTCGTATGAACATCTGCTTGATAACGTGAAATTTTCAAAGATATATTCCATCTTGCCGGATAACCCTATGCCAACGCAACTACCTCACCGGAGCTCTTCATGAAAAAACAAACAAAACGTATGAGCAAAGTTGCGGCAAAAGCATTTATTACGGCCTTAGCCGAAGCGAACCCCAATGCAGAAAGCGAGCTTATTTTTCACAATAATTTTGAGCTACTCGTCAGTGTTGTTCTCTCTGCACAAGCCACCGATAAATCCGTTAACAAAGCAACTGAGCCTCTTTTCAAGGTCGCTCCCGGGCCAAAAGAAATGGCTGAATTAGGAGAAGATGGAATTGCTCATTTCATTAAGACAATTGGCTTATGGCGCGCCAAAGCACGAAATGTAGCACTTCTCTCCAATCAACTCTTACAAAAGCACAATGGCGAAGTTCCTTCCGACCGCACATCCTTAGAAGCGCTGCCAGGAGTTGGACGAAAAACAGCGAATGTCGTCATGAATGTGGCCTTTGGGGCTGACACCATGGCTGTGGATACGCATATTTTTCGGATTGGAAACAGAACAGGATTGGCTCCCGGAAAAACCACTTTACAAGTTGAAGAGGGGCTAATCTCTCAAATCCCCAAAGCAATGCTTCGCCCAGCGCACCATTGGCTTATTCTTCATGGACGTTATGTATGTAAAGCGCGTTCACCAGAATGTTCAAAATGTAATGCAACTCAATGGTGCCTATACCCCGAAAAAAATCTGCCTGAAAAAGAGCTTCATACCAAAAGAAGCTTATCTTAACTCAAGATAAGCTTCTCAAACCTTAATCACCAAAGGCCATGTCTTTTACAATAAGATGAGCGGTAATACCCGGATCATTGACGGAAGATGCCGCGGTTAAGCGGTAAGTTCCAGCAACCACATGCCACTGATTATCTTGCTCTGAAAACTTGGCAATCATCTTAGGGTCGATGTGTATACTGACTTCCGTAGATTGATGCCCCATCAAATCCACTCGTTTCCATCCAACCAAACGTTTTATTAACCTATTCCCATCAGCATAAACCTGAACAACGTCACTTCCTGAACGTTCCCCATCATTTTTAACTCTTACATTAATATCCCAAGGCTCATCTGGCATGACATTTAAATGACTATACGCAAAATGCGTGTAAGAAAGGCCAAAACCAAATGGAAATAAAACAGGTTTGCCTGTTTTTATAAACCACTTGTAACCAACGTTTTCCTCTTCATTAAAAACAAGAGGGAATGTGTGCGGCCGACCATCAAGAGGTAATGGAGGCGCTTTTGGCAGTTCTGGTCGGGGCAATTCTTGTTCAGACAAAGGAAAGGTTAGAGGAAGATGCCCGGATGGATTCACATCCCCAAATAAAATCTGAGCAATTGCCTGGCCGCCAGCTATTCCCGGATACCATGCTTCAACTACAGCACTCACCCGATCTAACCATGGCATCAAAACAGCCCCTTCTGTTTCCAGAACAACGGTTACATGCGGGTTAACGTGTGCCACAGCTTCAATGAGTTGGTTTTGCTCCTCTGTGAGAGACAAATTAGCACGATCTCTCCCTTCCAAAGACCACTGCGGGACAAACACAACAACATCATCAGCCGTCTGTGCCGCCTGAACAGCTTTCTCCTGATCTTGCTCTGAAAAATATGAAATACTAGACGTGGGCGCTAAACGTCGCATTTCTTCTAATGGCGATGATGGGTCCCATATCTGAGTCGCCATAGCATTCTCGCCCGCTATAGGAACCGCATTCCCTCCAAATGGCAAAACAGACGGAGAGCCTCCTCCTGAGAGAACGCCAACATCAGCATGGCCTCCAATCACAACTATTCGTTTTGATTTCTTATCTAAAGGCAAAGTCCTTGAATTATTCTTCAATAAAACAATACCCTGCTGTGCGGCGTGAAGCGCTGTTTGATAGCCTGCCTTTTTATCAACCGGTTTTCTGAGCCTGATTTCATCCACCCCTGTTGAAAACCAACTTGTCAAAATCGGACGTGCCATTCCACGCAATTGATCGTCTGAAACCACACCTTGAAGCTGGGGTGGAGCAAAAAAAGCGTTCCTAAATAATATTCCGTTTGCTTTAGCCGAAGCAATTCTTGTTTGTGTACTAGGCGGCAGATCTACATTTTGTAACATGCCACTTCCGCCTAAGCTCATAGCATAATCAAGCTCTGCCCCTGATTCCTGATTCAACCCAGCTTGGATTGCTTTTCGTGTGCTATGAACAGCCCCCCAATCGGACATAACATATCCGTGGTAATGCCACTGATCACGTAAAATGTCTTGTAATAGAACTTTACTCTCACACGTATAATCTCCCCACACTTGACTATACGCACACATTACTGCACCCGGCTTTCCCAACTTTAAAGCGATATCAAAGGCCAGTAAGTCTGACTCCATCGCCCCTTTTCGAGATATCAATACATTATATTGTGTCCGAGCCGTCTCATAATCATTCAAAGCAAAGTGTTTGACCGTAGCAAGGATATGGTTTGTTTGCGCTCCATGAGTATACCATCCCGCTAAAGTTCCTACCAAAAGTGGATCTTCACCAAGATATTCAAAATTTCTTCCACCTCGCGGATCCCGCGTTAAATTTGTTCCCCCGGAAAGAAGAATATTGAACCCTCGATTGCTCGCATCCCGTCCAACAGAATATCCCAGTTCCTGTAAAAGGGTAGGGTTCCAAGAAGAGGCACTGGCAAGAGCCGCTGGATAAGCCGTACTGGCATAACGTTCATCCATGACACGCGCGCCAATCCCTATCGTCCCGTCCGTCTCTGTAATCTCTGGAATTTGTACATCCGATAATGCAGCAGACCACCCTGCCCCTTGAGCATATCTCCCCGCCACAGATGGATGCTGCATCATAGCTGGCAAATGAGTAACAATCACGGCTTCCAGCTGAGCGCGTGTCATATGTGATAATGTTTTATCTACACGCTCTGACACAGATAGCGATGGATCTGCCAAAACCACATTTGGAAAGAGAAAAAAACTTGTTGTAAGTAAAACTACCTTTAACCGAGAAGACACAGCCCCTCTCCTTTAATTTTCAGGTAATCACTTCTCTATATTTCAGAAGAACAGTCTAAACATTACTCCGTGATATCACACAAACTTTAATACTAACTCATCTTGTGCATTCTGATGTATTTTTGAGATTTTTTAGAAAAAACACTCCCTTGCTTCATAAAGCCGTGTTTCTCATAAAAGCCAATGGCTGTTAAACGCGCATCAAGGACAACCCGAAGAGACGAAATATCTTTTATTTGTTGAAGGATATGCATAAGAAGAAAGCTCCCCGCTCCACGACCTTGCATTTCAGGTAAAATGGCGAATTTACGTATCTGAAAAAAATCATTTTCTACTTTAAAGACCGAAGCACTGCCTACAATACGCTCCGATATATATACACCATAATGACTTCCGTCTTCATCATGTGCAACACGGCATTCATCTATTCCTAAAGATGGCCATAACACCTTTTGACGAATAGGAAGACAATCCTCAAGCGAGATCTCTCTAACACAATAATCCGTCATTTTATCTTATCTCTACTCTGATAAAGCCAAAGGCAAATTCGGCACACCTTTAAAACCAGGTTGCGGGATCCACGAGTGCGCCCCACGATACGTACGATCAGAAAGAATGCGGCTTTTATCTTTATTAACGTAAATGGCAAACGCTCCCTCACGCCACACAGAAAAACGATCGATTACACGCGCATTATGACATTTTCCTTCGATAGGAACAGCACTCACAATAATCTGTTCCTTCAAACACTCCTCTGCGGACGGCGAAAAATCGTCACGCCCCTTTTTGTATAAAACAATCAGCACTCTTTGTTGCGCCCGTGTGATATGACACACACCATCCGTACAGTTCTGAGATAACGTTGCAACAGGCTTGGCAAAAACCTGCACCCAATCTTTTAGCACCGGATTTTCCAGACTATTATGCTCACTCACTAAAAGCTGGCTCTTCTCATTTACCGCGATCAACCCACCATCTGATGAAATTAATATATCTGGAAGCGTAACAAATAAGAATGAAACACTACCGATCAATATTGGTAATATACCCCATAGTCTTTGCTGACCGCGCCATACGCACAACCAACACAAACCCAGAAAATAAATAAATAACCCCCACCCCGGCATTACCGATACAGGTTGGTGTGCCATCGGAAGGGACGAGACGATATAAGCTAAATATTGAACACCACTAATTCCCCACCCCATAATCATCAATGGGAAATATTCTAAGTGAAAGGGCATCAAAACTAATGCCAATATTCCGACTGGCATGATCCACAACGCAGCGATCGGAACAGCTACTAAATTAGCAATCACAAACCATGGCTGAAACGCTCCAAAATAATACATGGATATAGGAAGTGTCGCTAACCCCGCCAGTAAACTGGTTAACAATAATAAAACGCCATGCCTAAAGAGATACCGAAAAAAACTTTGTTCAGCATCCCGTATCTTCTTGAGTGGTTCCTTCAGAGCATCATAGCCCGCAATTAACGCCATCACCGCAGCAAATGACATTTGAAACGAAATACTCAAAACAGAAACAGGAGAAATGAGCAAAATCAACAACGCTACAAAAGCAAGGGACCGCATAGGCATAACATGCCGACGCATTAACAGCGCCATTGTAATAAAGGCTGCCATTCCTAAAGCTCGAACACTTGGGAGATGGCATCCTGTTAATACTACATAGCCCACTCCTACAACAAAACCAATCAAAACGGATATTTCTCGAGAAGGCCAATATAAAGTGATATACTCAGAACGGGCACACAAAAAACGTACCATCATAACAACGGTGGCCATGACAATACCCAAATGCAATCCAGCTACAGCAAGCAGATGCGCTAAGCCAGACGCTGCAAAATCCTGCCTAGTCTTTTGATTGATATTGTGTGTCTCACCAACCAACAATGTTGAAGCGATTGCTCCCTTTTGCCCCGACAAATCTCTTTCAATCTTTTGGGAAATAATGTCCCTTAATTGTTGCCAACCTTGCAGCTTCTGTGAGTGCTCAACATATTCAACGGGCCCAAGCGCATACCCACTCCCCGCAGTACCAGAAAACCAAGCATCTCTTTGAAAATCCTGTCCCAAAGGCCACGATGAGCTTGATGGCGCGTGCACCATCACACGTATGCGAATAATATCACCAGTCTTTACAGGTGTATTATCATCTGGACGCATCTTTATTTTCAATGTGCGTTGAAGGGGAAGCATCCCCATATCAACAGGCGTTTCAAAAACAGCGTTCGATAGAATAAAATGCTGATTAGAAATCTTTTCTTGCAAAGCTGCTTGCGAAAACTCTTCTACACGACCAGTCACAAACGCTGCATGAGATGGAAGCGCAGGCATTGGGTATTGTCGTAAAGTTTGCCATGCAGCGCTGCTAGCACCTGCAAAAAACGCACATATTGCAAGCAACAAAGAACGAAAAACGATTTTTCTCCACTCTATCGCAAGGAGAAGAAATGTAATTGCGCATAATTCCAAAAGAAAAGAAAAACGTAGTTCTATATGTGTTTCAAAATAAACAAGGGCACCCATCCCTATGAAAAAAGGAACCCAGCAAAACAAATATCGGCCTTGTTTCGCCAGAATTCCTTCAATCCACAATGTCCAGACTAGCCTTGTTAATATGTCTTTAAAAAAGAATTGCTCATCAAATTATTTACTCTGCTCCCTATAAGACCTCGAGCCTAAAGATGCAAAGCTTGCTTCAAACCTGCAGCACTTTCTTTTACCTCAAAGCCGTCGCTTCCGGGTTGAAATAAACGGGCCTTATCTAATCCACCAACCAGAACAGGCTCAAAACCCGCAACCGTCACCAGCTGTTCTACTTGATGAACAGCGTGTGCATCATCTCCTGCAACAGGAATCGCCAGTAACGGTGCAGAACGATGCGCTTCCTCTCTTAAGGTAGACATATCAATCGAATTGAATGCTCGCACGACATGAGCTGATGGAAAATAACGCTGTGTTACAACTCCAGCACCTAACTTCAACGCTTCTTGCGCTATTTCACCGTCCCGCCATGGATAAGGATTGCTTGGATCAATCACAATTTTATCCATCAATGTTCGGTTAAGAGCCTGCCCCAGTTCTGGAATCGCTTTGTACGGCACCGCCAGAACAATAATAGACGCTTTATTTGCCACCTCTACTGGGGTGCCAGCAGATGCCAAAGAGCCTAATATCTGCGCTTCTTTCTGTGCATCAGCCTCGTCTCTGGCCGATAAGATCACCTGATATCCAGCTTTAACCCAAAGCTCTGCAAGAGTTGAGCCAACATCACCAACACCAATAATTCCAATAGTGATGGACGGAGCGGCCTCCACTTCAGATAAGCCTGATGCGACATTTATTGCTGCCAAACCAGCCATAGCGGCTAAGAAAGGACGTCTCCTTAAAGGAAATGTAGTCATAAAGTATGCCATTCTCGTGTTAGAGGACCCGTCTTTCCTTGGACCGGATCAATATTGGGAAAAGATAATGTCTGAATGCGCGATAACTGCTCAGGCGTAGGAGAAGACCTTAAAATATCGAATGTTTGCTCTGGCGGATATGCGCCAATAACCGTAAAATCTTCATCTGATCCCAAATTACAATGGCCGGTGCCAGCTGGGAGCAATGCAATATCACCTCCACGCACGGTCACAACATGCCCGTTTTCGCCCCCCAACATCAAACGGGCTGAACCATTAGAAAACCCTAAAACTTCATGCCCCAAGCTATGATAATGATGAAAAGAATACACACCATTGCGCCAACGAGCAGGCCAATCATTCTGATTAAATAACGCCTCGTAAATATCTTCTTTTTCAGGCCCTGATTCTAAAAAATTACGATACACAATAACTGGCAATCGCTCATTATTGGGAACCCAGCCATTTTTTTTCAACATAAAGGTTTCAACACGCGTATCACTAGCCATAGCCTTCCGGATACGCCCATTCCCCAAAGATAGTCCTACCCCAGCGAGAAGAACGTTAAAATCACGCCTGTCCATGTGTCACCTGCTAGCAAACCAAGAACACGATAGAGGGGATCTGGCGCCAATCAAAATCACAGCCGCTTGAAACACAGGATTCGTAAAGGGATGTCACTCACTTGTGAGACAATTCTGGTCCCAATTAATTGACTATATCAATTTCACAACGGCAAAAATATAAAATGATCCAGATATAGCCCCTCTAGCATGAGCATGATATGCAGAACATTATGACCATCCGTACACGCTTTGCTCCATCCCCCACGGGTCTTCTACATATTGGTAATGCCCGGGCTGCCCTTTTTAACTTCCTCTTTGCACGCCATCATGGCGGTCAGTTCCTTCTTAGAATCGAAGACACTGATAAAGAGAGATCCACCCAAAAAGCTGTGGATGTCATCTTTGATGGTCTCGCTTGGATGGGACTAACGCCTGACGAAGAACCTGTCTTCCAGTCCTCACGGCAAGAACGCCATACGGAAATGGCACTCAAGCTTCTTGACCAAGGCATGGCCTATAAGTGCTTCTCCACGCCAGAAGAGCTTACAGCCATGCGTGAAAAAGCAATCGCTGAAAAACGTGCACCACGTTATGATGGAACATGGCGTGACCGTGATCCGTCTGAGGCCCCTGCCGGCGCCCCTTATGTTATTCGCCTCAAAGCCCCTCGTGAGGGAGAGACGGTCATTAAAGACCTCGTTCAAGGTGAAGTCCGCGTTGCGAATGCGGAAATGGACGACCTCATTATTCTACGTTCTGATGGCACACCAACGTATCTACACGCTGTCGTGTGCGATGATCATGACATGAACATCACACATGTCATTCGTGGGGATGATCATCTTACCAACACCTTCCGCCAAGCCATGATTTACCGTGCACTTGGCTGGGAACTACCACAGTTTGCTCATCTCCCTCTTATCCACGGTCCAGATGGTGCCAAACTCTCCAAACGCCACGGCGCACAGTCTGTTGTTGAATTTAGAGACGAAGGCTATCTCCCTGAAGCCCTCAATAACTATCTTCTGCGCTTAGGCTGGGGTCATGGCGATGCAGAAATCCTTTCCCGCGAAGAACAAATACAACTGTTCGATCTTGACGGTGTTGGCCAATCCCCATCTCGTATGGATTATGCGAAATTAACACACCTCAACGGTGTCTGGATGCGCCGTGCCGATGATGAGCGCCTCACCAATGATGTTATGGAGCGGTTGCAAAACCGTGAAGGCATCATCGCGAACGATAAAACACGCGCTCGCATCCTTACCATGATGCCCGGATTAAAAGAACGCGCCAAAACGCTTGTTGAACTTACCGATAGCGCCGCATTTGCTGGCTTTACACTCCCTCTCACATTCACACCAAAAGCAGAAAAGCTTCTGGATGAAAATGGACGTGCAATCCTTGCAGGAATTGGCAAAGACTTAGCCGAACTATCAAGCTTTACCCCTGAAGAAATTGATAAAACACTCCGCGCTTATGCTGAAAAACATGAACTAAAGCTTGGAGCTGTCGCTCAACCTCTTCGTGCGGCCATGACAGGGTCCACCACCTCTCCGGGAATTGACCTTACCCTTTATGCTTTAGGTCGTGACGAGGTTCTCGCACGTATCGCGAGTGTCCTCAGTGCTTGAGCGTTCTTTTCTTCCTCGGCACTTATTAGGCATTGAGGGCCTAACAGCAGATCAGATTGTCCCTTTCCTTGATCTGGCGGAGAGCTATGTCCTTCTAAGCCGCTCGCGTTCAGCCCCGCGCGATGCTTTGCGAGGACAAACGGTCATTAATCTTTTCTTTGAAGATAGTACCCGCACCCGTACAAGTTTCGAACTTGCAGGGAAACGTCTTGGTGCAGATGTTATCAACATGACCGTCGCCACCAGTTCGGTCAATAAAGGTGAAACCCTTCTTGATACGGCCTCCACACTTAACGCCATGCGCTGTGATCTTCTTGTCGTAAGGCATGCTCAGTCAGGAGCGCCAGCCCTTTTATCTCAAAAAGTAGAAGCCAGCGTAATCAACGCTGGCGATGGAACGCATGAACACCCCACCCAAGCTCTTCTCGATGCGCTTACCATCCGACGGCGCCTCGGACGTTTAAATGATCTGACAATTACAATTTGTGGAGATATTGGACACAGCCGTGTAGCACGCTCCAATATTCATCTTCTTTCCACAATGGGCAACTCAATCCGACTGGTCGGGCCACCCACTTTACTTCCCTCAACAATGGCCCAACTAGGGAATGTCTCTCTTTATTCAGATATGGATGAAGCCGTCCGAGGGGCGGATGTTGTCATGTCTCTCCGTCTGCAGAAAGAGCGTATGGGCGCAGGCCTCATTCCTAGCACACGTGAATATTTCCGCTTTTTTGGACTAGATAAACGCCGTCTAGGGCTAGCGGCACCCAATGCTTTGGTTATGCACCCTGGCCCAATGAACCGTGGAGTTGAGATTTCTTCTGACGTTGCTGATTCAGATCAGAGTGTCATTTCAGAACAGGTTGAAATGGGTGTCGCCATTCGTATGGCTGTACTTGATCGTCTTTCACGGGCCCGGATGTCTCCATGACCAATATTTTCTTTGAAAACGTCCGTATTATCGACCCTGCCTCCAAGCGCGATTCGCTAGGCACTCTTACGGTTGAAAACGGCCTTATTCGTGCTCTCGATAGTAAAGAGCCTCCCCCAAACGCCCAGCGCATTGACGGAAAAGGAGCTGTTTTATGCCCTGGCCTCGTGGATATGCGCGTCGCAATTGGTGAGCCTGGTTTTGAATATCGGGAAAGTATTAAATCTGGCGCTTTGGCGGCTGTTGCTGGCGGCATCACAACACTCGCCATATTACCCAACACTTCCCCAGCCATTGATGATCCAGCCCTCGTTCATTTCATTAAAGCGCGCGCTGAAGAAACTGGCATCATTTCTATCCACCCATATGGGGCACTTACCCGCGGATGCAATGGAACAGAAATGGCCGAACTTGGCCTCCTTCATGATGCGGGGGCTGTTGCATTCACAGATGGAACTCGCGCCATCTCTGATGCCAAACAGATGCGAAATTTGCTCGCCTATTCCAGTTTTCTTAACACATTAATTATTCAACACCCGGAAGAACCATCTCTTGCCAAAGGTGCATGTGCAACAGCTGGTGCACGCGCAGTCCGCATGGGCCTTCCTCAAGTTCCAGCCGCCGCTGAAGCTATTATGATAGCTCGTGATATTCGTCTTGCTGAAATGACAAACGCACGCTTGCATTTCGCTCATGTGTCAACAGCTGAAGGGCTGGACCTTATTCGCCAAGCAAAAGCCAAGGGACTGAAAATTACCTGTGATACGGCTCCCCCTTATTTTTCAATGACAGAAGAAGACATTGGGGATTTCAGAACCTACGCAAAGCTCTCTCCTCCTCTACGTAATGAAACAGACCGCTTGGCGGTATGTCAGGCGCTTGCCGATGGCACAATTGATGCCGTCGCGTCTGATCACGCCCCAGCAGATGCAGATGACAAGCGCTTACCCTTTGCTCAGGCGCGTGCTGGCGGCACCGGCTTGGTGACCCTACTCAGTGTGACGCTTGGCGCAGGCTTACCCCTTATTGATGCGCTGCGCCTTATAACCTCAGCCCCAGCGCAACTTCTCAATCTTGAGGCAGGCACTCTTGCCGTTGGGAAAGAAGCCGATCTCTGTTTGTTTGATCCCGAACAAACATGGGTTGTAAAATCAGGGGAACTCCTTGGGCGAGCACAAAATACACCCTTCGATCGTCAGGAACTAAAAGGACGCGTCCTAAAAACCTTCCGTCGTGGAAAAGAAGTTTTCACTGCTCAAGGCATTGCATAATCTATGATCCTCAACATTCCTATCATTAGCGTTATAGCGTATTTTCTCGGCAGCATTCCTTTTGGTCTCATTTTAACCGCCATCAGCGGTGGCGGGGACATCCGAAAAATTGGCTCTGGTAATATTGGTGCCACCAATGTGCTCCGTACCGGAAAAAAAGGGATTGCTGCGGCAACGTTACTACTTGATGCTCTGAAGGGAAGCGTGGCTGTCATCCTTGCAGACTATCTCTCCCATCCAACGCAAACAATTCCAGCTATGGCTTGCGCGGCCTTTATCGTTGTCATTGGTCATTGCTTTCCTATCTGGCTAGGTTTCAAAGGCGGAAAAGGTGTTGCGACCAGCCTTGGAGCCATTTGGATTCTCGCTTGGCCTGTTGGCCTCATTTGTTGCGCCGTATGGCTCTTAACTGCACGAATAACACGCATATCTTCCGCTGGAGCTTTAGTTGCATTTCTTATTGCTCCATTCATCATGCTTTTATTCGCCCCATACCATGCTTTTTTAGATTTTCCGCTGGCAACGCTGTGTATCACCCTCCTCGTCTTAGTCCGACACACGAGCAATATTAAACGCCTGATCCACGGCGAAGAGCCTCAAATTAAAAGCTAAAAAACTCCCGGATCAGTCCACTCATTCCATAAAGGGTTTTTTAAGGAAGTATCTCTAGGTTGGCGAGATGACCACATCGCCAACCCACCACTTTACTCTGTCTGATCAATCCCGACTTGACGCTCTTCGTCTTTCCCGGGTTGCCGGCGTTGGTCCTATCAATTTCTGTAAATTGCTCTGTCAATATGGCAGCCCAGCGAATGCCTTAAAAGCATTACCAGAGCGCATGAAGCGTGCAGGACGCTTAGAAAACCCTACTATCCCCCCACAATCCGATATTGAAAAAGAGATAGAGCAGCTCCATCATTTAGGAGGGCAAATGCTCATCCGAGGGGATGATGACTATCCTCACCTTCTATCTCTTATTCCAGATGCACCGCCAGTCCTCTTTGTTAAAGGCAATCTTTCTAAACTCTCTATGCGGTCAATCGGGATTGTCGGCGCACGGAATGCCTCTGCGGCTGGAATTCGCATTGCTGAAAGCATTTCAGCAGAACTCTCTCATGAAGGGATATGTGTTGTTTCAGGGCTAGCACGAGGAATCGATTCGGCAGCTCATGAAGCAGCGCTTTTTTCTAATCTCACCGTTGCTGCCATCGCGGGTGGGTTAGACACCAC
Protein-coding sequences here:
- a CDS encoding GNAT family N-acetyltransferase, with product MTDYCVREISLEDCLPIRQKVLWPSLGIDECRVAHDEDGSHYGVYISERIVGSASVFKVENDFFQIRKFAILPEMQGRGAGSFLLMHILQQIKDISSLRVVLDARLTAIGFYEKHGFMKQGSVFSKKSQKYIRMHKMS
- a CDS encoding ABC transporter ATP-binding protein, with translation MNSQEQENRKIDVSFTEVLSFVARRWMQHPRLLAWTLAGVVLATLADVLTPILAGRLVSDISKHAGGANFPDVNTLLALRNDAFFMVGGLITLGLIGLFGRRSSFLGISYLTLAIMHRIANQAFARIQRFSTDWHANTFAGSTVRRLTRGMWALDTLDDTLLLLIAPEILVLGGTTIVLMFRSPLMGSVLAVSVCLFAWMSITLTLKYVAPSARASNEWDTKMGAAMADSVTCNPVVKAFGAEVREEKRLDLVIQGWRERTLLTWVRGTNSANLQALASLIMRMLMIALSVFLWWQGKAGPGDVAYILTMMFLVQGYLRDLGQQVSQVQRSVNEMEELIAVFRREPAIQDSPNAQEAHFTNGDIHFKHIKFQYPGQEKALYQDLNLHIASGSRVALVGPSGSGKTTLTKLLQRLYDVNEGHIVIDGQDISQITQSSLRAHIAIVPQEPILFHRSLAENIAYARPEASLSEIEEAARLANASAFIERLPQGYNTMVGERGVKLSGGERQRVAIARAFLADAPILIFDEATSSLDSESESLVQDAMKRLMQNRTVIVIAHRLSTVMELDRILVFSYGELKEDGTHSDLISKENGIYRRLFELQSLEG
- a CDS encoding ComEC/Rec2 family competence protein, with protein sequence MGALVYFETHIELRFSFLLELCAITFLLLAIEWRKIVFRSLLLAICAFFAGASSAAWQTLRQYPMPALPSHAAFVTGRVEEFSQAALQEKISNQHFILSNAVFETPVDMGMLPLQRTLKIKMRPDDNTPVKTGDIIRIRVMVHAPSSSSWPLGQDFQRDAWFSGTAGSGYALGPVEYVEHSQKLQGWQQLRDIISQKIERDLSGQKGAIASTLLVGETHNINQKTRQDFAASGLAHLLAVAGLHLGIVMATVVMMVRFLCARSEYITLYWPSREISVLIGFVVGVGYVVLTGCHLPSVRALGMAAFITMALLMRRHVMPMRSLAFVALLILLISPVSVLSISFQMSFAAVMALIAGYDALKEPLKKIRDAEQSFFRYLFRHGVLLLLTSLLAGLATLPISMYYFGAFQPWFVIANLVAVPIAALWIMPVGILALVLMPFHLEYFPLMIMGWGISGVQYLAYIVSSLPMAHQPVSVMPGWGLFIYFLGLCWLCVWRGQQRLWGILPILIGSVSFLFVTLPDILISSDGGLIAVNEKSQLLVSEHNSLENPVLKDWVQVFAKPVATLSQNCTDGVCHITRAQQRVLIVLYKKGRDDFSPSAEECLKEQIIVSAVPIEGKCHNARVIDRFSVWREGAFAIYVNKDKSRILSDRTYRGAHSWIPQPGFKGVPNLPLALSE
- the nth gene encoding endonuclease III, giving the protein MKKQTKRMSKVAAKAFITALAEANPNAESELIFHNNFELLVSVVLSAQATDKSVNKATEPLFKVAPGPKEMAELGEDGIAHFIKTIGLWRAKARNVALLSNQLLQKHNGEVPSDRTSLEALPGVGRKTANVVMNVAFGADTMAVDTHIFRIGNRTGLAPGKTTLQVEEGLISQIPKAMLRPAHHWLILHGRYVCKARSPECSKCNATQWCLYPEKNLPEKELHTKRSLS
- a CDS encoding beta-glucosidase family protein; this translates as MSSRLKVVLLTTSFFLFPNVVLADPSLSVSERVDKTLSHMTRAQLEAVIVTHLPAMMQHPSVAGRYAQGAGWSAALSDVQIPEITETDGTIGIGARVMDERYASTAYPAALASASSWNPTLLQELGYSVGRDASNRGFNILLSGGTNLTRDPRGGRNFEYLGEDPLLVGTLAGWYTHGAQTNHILATVKHFALNDYETARTQYNVLISRKGAMESDLLAFDIALKLGKPGAVMCAYSQVWGDYTCESKVLLQDILRDQWHYHGYVMSDWGAVHSTRKAIQAGLNQESGAELDYAMSLGGSGMLQNVDLPPSTQTRIASAKANGILFRNAFFAPPQLQGVVSDDQLRGMARPILTSWFSTGVDEIRLRKPVDKKAGYQTALHAAQQGIVLLKNNSRTLPLDKKSKRIVVIGGHADVGVLSGGGSPSVLPFGGNAVPIAGENAMATQIWDPSSPLEEMRRLAPTSSISYFSEQDQEKAVQAAQTADDVVVFVPQWSLEGRDRANLSLTEEQNQLIEAVAHVNPHVTVVLETEGAVLMPWLDRVSAVVEAWYPGIAGGQAIAQILFGDVNPSGHLPLTFPLSEQELPRPELPKAPPLPLDGRPHTFPLVFNEEENVGYKWFIKTGKPVLFPFGFGLSYTHFAYSHLNVMPDEPWDINVRVKNDGERSGSDVVQVYADGNRLIKRLVGWKRVDLMGHQSTEVSIHIDPKMIAKFSEQDNQWHVVAGTYRLTAASSVNDPGITAHLIVKDMAFGD